A section of the Pediococcus inopinatus genome encodes:
- a CDS encoding RNA-binding protein yields MDNIMQHFRSEEAPFVEEATGWIQEVRDQNRFILTNFLNPREKFILTTLVNRLDEIKIQSFGGYPGAEMSRSLIFPDYFVPEQQDFNVTLLEIQYPIKFARIHHRNVLGTIANMGIERNTFGDIISNGEDWQFFVKSEMVDFFLSQVGKIGNIKVRLIEKELNEAIEPDNDWESGTTTVASVRVDAIVAEGFHISRNHAKELIEERKVQLNWKLHQRPDFELVENDLLSVRGYGRIRLDSIEGKTKKDKIRVLLSIISSKKKK; encoded by the coding sequence ATGGACAATATTATGCAACATTTTCGTTCTGAAGAAGCTCCATTTGTTGAAGAAGCGACAGGATGGATTCAGGAAGTCCGTGATCAAAATCGTTTTATCTTAACCAATTTTCTTAATCCACGAGAGAAGTTTATCTTAACGACTTTAGTAAATCGTCTAGATGAAATTAAGATTCAGAGTTTTGGGGGATATCCGGGTGCCGAAATGAGTCGTTCACTCATTTTTCCGGACTATTTTGTTCCTGAACAACAAGATTTTAATGTCACGTTATTGGAAATTCAGTATCCTATTAAATTTGCCAGAATTCACCATCGAAATGTACTTGGAACGATCGCAAACATGGGGATCGAAAGAAATACGTTTGGTGATATTATTTCTAATGGTGAAGATTGGCAGTTTTTTGTGAAGTCAGAAATGGTTGATTTTTTCCTCTCTCAGGTTGGAAAAATTGGAAATATTAAGGTTCGTTTAATCGAAAAAGAGTTAAATGAAGCTATTGAACCAGATAATGATTGGGAATCTGGAACCACAACTGTTGCTTCAGTTAGAGTTGATGCAATCGTGGCGGAAGGTTTTCATATTTCACGAAATCATGCCAAGGAACTGATTGAAGAACGAAAAGTGCAGTTGAACTGGAAACTGCATCAACGTCCAGACTTTGAACTGGTTGAAAATGATTTATTATCGGTTCGTGGTTATGGTCGAATTCGTCTTGATAGTATTGAAGGTAAAACTAAGAAAGACAAAATTCGAGTTTTGCTTTCAATCATAAGTAGCAAAAAGAAAAAATAA
- a CDS encoding cell division protein FtsQ/DivIB, whose protein sequence is MFGKKKTKTPQVNRDLTPWEKAQQKQKAAEKITEKKSKEKHSSSPKFLNSRKKRIYLFSGLLLILIGAGYLSSPLSRVQTVKVAGNTHFSKEEIQKIGNVHHNDWIFPYLLGNRDKSEQVYKKNPELMSYKISRQGVNKLKITVKENMIAGVVLRNKKYYTILDNGKVVKKSKTQPSGDYPIFKNFHTTKVLNALLTQFKQLPAVVRNGISEIDYVPSKNNPNRIHLYMNDGNEVYAILSTFAAKMKYYPQMAADMKQKGIIDLEVGAYSYPFKNKSSELTSKTASSSSGLVTSSSSSSSTVPSSSNSTANSSSTNSSSSVSVSSSSTSTVQATN, encoded by the coding sequence GTGTTTGGAAAAAAGAAAACGAAAACTCCTCAAGTTAATCGTGACTTAACACCGTGGGAAAAAGCTCAACAAAAACAAAAAGCAGCTGAAAAGATAACCGAAAAGAAATCTAAAGAAAAGCATTCATCTTCGCCTAAGTTTCTAAATTCACGCAAAAAACGAATTTATTTATTTAGCGGATTATTACTTATTCTGATCGGAGCAGGCTATTTGAGTTCACCACTGAGTCGTGTTCAGACAGTTAAGGTAGCCGGAAATACCCATTTTTCCAAAGAAGAAATTCAAAAAATTGGAAATGTTCATCATAACGATTGGATTTTTCCATATTTGTTAGGCAATCGAGACAAATCAGAGCAAGTCTATAAAAAGAATCCTGAACTGATGAGTTACAAAATTAGCCGCCAAGGAGTAAATAAACTTAAGATTACCGTCAAAGAAAATATGATTGCCGGAGTTGTGCTTCGAAATAAAAAATATTACACAATTTTAGATAACGGGAAGGTTGTTAAAAAATCAAAAACACAACCGTCTGGAGATTATCCGATCTTTAAAAATTTTCATACAACAAAGGTTTTGAATGCTTTGCTAACTCAGTTTAAACAATTACCAGCTGTTGTGCGGAATGGAATTTCTGAAATTGATTATGTGCCAAGCAAAAACAATCCGAACCGCATCCATTTGTATATGAACGATGGGAACGAGGTTTACGCAATTTTATCCACGTTTGCAGCTAAAATGAAATATTATCCACAAATGGCAGCAGATATGAAACAAAAAGGCATTATTGATTTAGAAGTGGGTGCGTATTCCTATCCCTTTAAAAACAAGTCTTCAGAGTTAACTAGTAAGACAGCCTCTAGCAGTTCTGGTTTGGTCACTAGTTCAAGTAGTTCTTCTTCTACGGTTCCAAGTAGTTCGAATTCAACTGCAAATTCTTCGTCGACAAATAGTTCTAGTTCAGTAAGCGTTTCTAGCAGTTCTACAAGTACAGTGCAGGCAACAAATTAA
- the ftsZ gene encoding cell division protein FtsZ: MEFTMDDEQNAGANIKVIGVGGGGSNAVNRMIAEGVKGVEFIVANTDVQALKQSKADTKIQLGPKLTKGLGAGSTPEVGSKAAQESEQTISSALEGADMVFVTAGMGGGTGTGAAPLVSKIAKETGALTVGVVTRPFSFEGPKRARFAAEGVAKMKEQVDTLIIIANNRLLEMVDKKTPMMEAFGEADNVLRQGVQGISDLITSPGYVNLDFADVKTVMSNQGSALMGIGSANGENRTEEATKKAISSPLLEVSIDGAEQVLLNITGGPDLSLFEAQAASEIVAKAATDDVNIIFGTSIDENMKDEVRVTIIATGIDKKNERPLHRATPRTSFDTPASTNSTVSTPSFSEPTTNNAAPKQEEKETKKDDPFGDWQLRQSNSNGVRPTSVEDDSEFKDIEKKDFNVFNDSDNDDDKGMDTPPFFKRRRK, translated from the coding sequence ATGGAATTTACAATGGATGATGAACAAAATGCTGGCGCAAATATCAAGGTAATTGGTGTCGGTGGCGGAGGTAGTAATGCCGTTAATCGGATGATTGCTGAAGGTGTAAAGGGCGTTGAATTTATCGTCGCAAACACTGATGTCCAAGCTTTGAAACAATCTAAAGCAGATACTAAAATTCAATTAGGACCGAAATTAACTAAAGGACTAGGTGCTGGTTCAACTCCTGAAGTTGGGAGTAAAGCGGCACAAGAAAGTGAACAAACTATTTCTTCTGCACTTGAAGGCGCCGACATGGTGTTTGTAACTGCCGGAATGGGTGGTGGTACCGGTACTGGTGCTGCACCATTAGTTTCTAAGATTGCTAAAGAAACAGGTGCTTTAACTGTTGGAGTTGTAACACGACCATTCAGTTTCGAAGGACCTAAGCGAGCTCGTTTTGCGGCCGAAGGGGTTGCCAAAATGAAGGAGCAAGTGGACACTTTAATCATTATTGCTAATAATCGTTTATTAGAAATGGTCGATAAGAAGACTCCAATGATGGAAGCATTTGGTGAAGCAGATAACGTTCTTCGCCAAGGTGTTCAAGGAATTTCTGATTTAATTACCTCTCCAGGTTATGTCAACCTTGATTTTGCCGATGTTAAAACAGTTATGTCTAATCAAGGCTCAGCTCTAATGGGAATTGGTTCTGCAAACGGTGAAAACCGGACTGAAGAAGCAACTAAGAAAGCTATTTCTTCACCATTATTAGAAGTTTCAATCGATGGTGCAGAACAAGTTCTGTTAAATATTACTGGTGGACCAGATCTTTCCTTATTTGAAGCACAAGCTGCTTCAGAAATTGTTGCCAAAGCTGCTACTGATGACGTTAATATCATCTTCGGTACATCAATTGACGAAAACATGAAAGATGAAGTTCGAGTTACAATTATCGCAACTGGAATTGATAAGAAGAACGAGCGTCCACTTCATCGAGCAACACCAAGAACAAGTTTTGATACACCCGCAAGCACAAACTCTACGGTATCAACACCATCGTTCAGTGAACCAACGACTAACAATGCGGCACCAAAACAAGAAGAGAAAGAAACTAAAAAAGACGATCCGTTTGGAGACTGGCAGTTACGTCAATCTAATTCAAATGGTGTACGTCCAACATCTGTCGAGGATGATAGCGAATTTAAAGATATTGAAAAGAAAGATTTCAACGTTTTTAATGATTCTGATAATGACGATGATAAAGGTATGGACACACCTCCATTTTTCAAACGTCGTCGCAAGTAA
- a CDS encoding DivIVA domain-containing protein, with amino-acid sequence MTLDPVDIQNKQFSNKMRGYNPIEVDEFIQHVAIEYRQALDKISNLEKQVENAETKLEYFDDMKEALNKSILVAQDAADKVKSSSKREAELTMEEAQKEADGAVQKAKVSAEAVIDEQAEKAKKLIMATNELRKNARLYRQRVQVLVDSQLQMINGSEWDSILKEDQDVQVSDLKEAMLHTGTLDKIKAASVNSVDEEDAGDITPAVEPTTESNSLVENPQTSTESKDKDKAEESDEKSEETDRSQRETVVVFPDEEITSSHQNSGLHVSAKNK; translated from the coding sequence ATGACTTTAGATCCAGTTGATATTCAGAATAAACAATTTTCGAATAAAATGCGCGGATATAATCCAATTGAAGTTGATGAATTCATACAACATGTTGCCATTGAATATCGGCAGGCTCTAGATAAAATTTCAAATTTGGAAAAGCAAGTTGAGAATGCAGAAACAAAGCTTGAATATTTTGATGATATGAAAGAAGCACTCAATAAATCTATTTTAGTAGCTCAGGATGCGGCTGATAAAGTCAAGAGCAGCTCAAAACGAGAAGCGGAACTAACTATGGAAGAAGCCCAAAAAGAAGCAGATGGAGCTGTTCAGAAAGCAAAAGTTAGTGCCGAGGCTGTAATTGATGAGCAAGCTGAAAAAGCGAAAAAATTAATTATGGCTACCAATGAATTGAGAAAGAACGCGCGCTTGTATCGCCAAAGAGTGCAGGTTTTGGTTGATTCACAACTTCAGATGATTAATGGTAGTGAGTGGGATAGTATCTTAAAAGAGGACCAAGACGTGCAAGTTAGTGATTTAAAAGAGGCAATGTTGCATACAGGAACGCTTGACAAGATTAAAGCTGCAAGTGTAAACTCAGTTGATGAGGAAGACGCTGGTGACATTACACCTGCTGTAGAGCCAACTACTGAAAGTAATTCTTTGGTTGAGAATCCACAAACGTCTACCGAGTCAAAAGATAAAGACAAAGCTGAAGAATCTGATGAAAAATCGGAAGAAACGGACCGTTCTCAGAGAGAGACAGTCGTTGTTTTCCCTGATGAAGAAATTACGTCTTCTCATCAGAATTCTGGCTTACATGTCAGTGCTAAAAATAAATAA
- the ftsA gene encoding cell division protein FtsA translates to MDNSGIYVGLDIGTTSIKVIVAEHVNGQMSVIGVGSERSDGMNRGVIVDIDKASAAIKRAISVAENKANLKIHEVVAGIPANLLKIEPCRGMIAIAETSREITNQDVVNMANAASVHSLPPEQEVIDVLPDEFVVDGFDGIKDPRGMVGVRLEMNGTVLTGPKTIIHNTKRAIQQAGLHLTDLVLNPLALGKTVLNDGEQDFGTVLIDLGAGQTTTAIIHDHHLKYTYVDQEGGQFVTKDISVVLNTSLSNAEKLKREYGYAFAEGASDDGFPVEVVGQSAPTQVTEKYLAEVIEARLEQILTNAYNHLDSIDALDMPGGVVITGGAAAIPGIQSLAADIFGTNVKIYVPEPMGLRHPAFSQAFALLNYEASLSEVDFLAKSAMVSGTRPVPEQQTFDDTEDVDQAESEPNTQSAPKRVKKTKPKKETSFSFSNMFASLKRWFSEFFD, encoded by the coding sequence ATGGATAATTCAGGGATTTATGTTGGACTTGATATAGGGACCACCTCAATAAAAGTCATTGTCGCTGAACATGTAAATGGGCAAATGAGTGTTATTGGAGTGGGAAGCGAACGCTCTGATGGAATGAATCGTGGCGTGATTGTCGATATTGACAAGGCGTCAGCAGCTATCAAGAGAGCAATATCAGTTGCAGAAAATAAAGCAAATTTAAAGATTCACGAAGTAGTCGCTGGAATTCCAGCAAATTTATTAAAAATTGAGCCTTGTCGTGGTATGATTGCGATTGCAGAGACGTCTCGGGAAATCACGAATCAAGATGTGGTTAACATGGCTAATGCGGCTTCTGTACACAGTCTGCCTCCAGAACAAGAAGTAATCGATGTTTTGCCTGATGAATTTGTTGTTGATGGTTTTGATGGCATTAAGGATCCTCGGGGAATGGTTGGCGTTCGTCTAGAAATGAACGGAACTGTTTTAACCGGTCCTAAGACCATTATTCACAACACAAAACGGGCAATTCAGCAAGCCGGATTACATTTGACAGATCTCGTCTTGAATCCGTTAGCATTAGGAAAAACCGTTCTAAACGACGGTGAGCAGGATTTCGGAACTGTCTTAATTGATTTGGGCGCGGGCCAAACGACAACGGCAATTATTCATGACCATCATTTGAAGTATACATATGTTGATCAAGAAGGCGGTCAGTTTGTTACAAAAGATATTTCCGTTGTTTTAAATACCTCACTGAGTAATGCTGAAAAGCTTAAACGTGAATATGGTTATGCTTTTGCTGAAGGTGCCAGTGATGATGGCTTTCCAGTGGAAGTGGTGGGGCAATCAGCACCTACCCAGGTCACTGAGAAGTATTTAGCGGAAGTTATTGAAGCAAGACTAGAACAAATCTTAACCAACGCTTATAATCATCTTGACAGCATTGATGCATTAGATATGCCAGGTGGTGTTGTAATTACCGGAGGCGCAGCTGCAATTCCTGGAATTCAGAGTTTAGCAGCCGACATTTTTGGAACAAATGTAAAAATATATGTTCCAGAACCAATGGGATTGAGACACCCGGCTTTCTCACAGGCGTTTGCATTACTTAATTATGAAGCTTCCTTGAGTGAAGTGGATTTCTTGGCTAAAAGTGCAATGGTTTCGGGCACACGGCCAGTACCTGAGCAACAGACGTTTGATGATACAGAGGATGTTGACCAAGCAGAGTCAGAGCCTAATACGCAGTCAGCTCCTAAACGAGTTAAAAAAACCAAACCAAAGAAAGAGACATCTTTTTCTTTTAGCAACATGTTTGCTAGTTTGAAACGTTGGTTTAGCGAATTCTTTGATTAA
- the mraY gene encoding phospho-N-acetylmuramoyl-pentapeptide-transferase gives MNWIAQIGTAVVSFLITVVAMPSFINYFRNRNEGQMIREEGPKWHEKKSGTPTMGGLIFIIAISLSSLLFDLVTHQMNATGLILIFILIMYGILGFWDDSIKLMKKQNEGLKAWQKFLGQIVGAVIFFLVYQNEGFSQSLNVPFLGTWHMGAWFVIFVAFWLVGFSNAVNLSDGLDGLVSGLAIIAFGAYAIIAGVQHQFDVLIFCLAVIGGLVGFLIFNHKPAKIFMGDMGSLALGGALAAVSILVHHELALLLIGIVFVCETASVILQVLSFKLTGHRIFKMSPIHHHFEMMGWSEWKVDIVFWVVGLIGAAIALIGILG, from the coding sequence ATGAATTGGATAGCGCAAATTGGGACGGCGGTTGTTAGCTTTTTAATTACTGTAGTTGCCATGCCATCATTTATTAATTATTTTCGTAATCGTAACGAGGGACAAATGATTCGCGAAGAGGGTCCTAAATGGCATGAAAAGAAGTCTGGCACCCCAACAATGGGTGGTTTGATTTTTATTATTGCTATTAGTTTAAGTAGCCTTTTATTTGATCTTGTTACTCATCAAATGAATGCTACGGGATTGATCCTAATCTTCATTCTGATTATGTATGGAATTTTAGGCTTTTGGGATGATAGTATTAAGTTAATGAAGAAACAAAACGAAGGCCTGAAAGCTTGGCAAAAATTTCTTGGACAAATCGTGGGAGCAGTTATTTTCTTCCTTGTCTACCAAAATGAAGGTTTTTCCCAATCACTAAATGTTCCTTTCTTGGGCACTTGGCATATGGGAGCCTGGTTCGTTATTTTTGTAGCTTTTTGGTTAGTGGGCTTTTCCAACGCCGTCAACTTGTCTGATGGTTTAGATGGCTTGGTCAGTGGACTGGCTATTATTGCCTTTGGTGCCTATGCAATTATTGCTGGGGTGCAACATCAATTTGATGTTCTAATCTTTTGTTTAGCGGTGATTGGCGGGCTGGTCGGATTTTTAATTTTTAATCATAAACCGGCCAAAATATTTATGGGTGATATGGGCTCACTTGCCTTAGGTGGCGCATTAGCTGCCGTTTCAATTTTAGTGCATCATGAATTGGCTTTATTACTAATTGGAATCGTGTTTGTGTGTGAAACGGCGAGCGTTATTCTCCAGGTATTGTCATTCAAGTTAACTGGCCATCGAATTTTTAAGATGAGTCCCATTCATCATCATTTTGAAATGATGGGTTGGAGCGAGTGGAAAGTTGATATTGTTTTCTGGGTTGTTGGACTAATTGGTGCTGCAATTGCGTTAATCGGTATTTTAGGATAA
- a CDS encoding cell division protein SepF, with the protein MALSDRFNKLFGIDDPDHASDEDPDLNVATTTDNRVETMDNISGSKSQIALFEPRIFSDAKEAAKQLISGQAVILNFERIDDSQTKRIVDFLSGTLFAIDGSIEEVGTQIFLCTPNSFEINGSLYTNIQNGDLSKNDLNKE; encoded by the coding sequence ATGGCATTAAGCGATCGATTTAATAAGTTGTTTGGCATAGACGATCCAGATCATGCGTCAGATGAAGATCCTGATCTCAATGTGGCAACAACGACAGATAATAGGGTGGAAACAATGGACAATATTTCGGGTTCTAAAAGTCAAATTGCGTTATTTGAGCCACGTATTTTTAGTGATGCCAAAGAGGCGGCTAAACAATTAATCTCAGGGCAAGCCGTAATTTTAAATTTTGAACGAATTGATGATAGTCAAACGAAGCGGATTGTTGATTTCCTTTCAGGTACATTATTTGCCATCGATGGCTCAATCGAAGAAGTGGGAACACAAATCTTTTTGTGCACCCCAAATAGTTTCGAAATAAATGGTAGTTTGTATACAAATATTCAAAATGGAGATCTAAGCAAAAACGATCTAAATAAGGAGTAA
- the murD gene encoding UDP-N-acetylmuramoyl-L-alanine--D-glutamate ligase has translation MKDITNYRDKKVLVLGLAKSGVSAAKLLQKLGALVTVNDAKPFDENPDAQELLENGIKVVTGGHPLTLLDEGFELIVKNPGIPYTNPIVKGALEKEIPIISEPELAYQALSGEMIGITGSNGKTTTTTLIQLMLDKDRQAGHAFLAGNIGIPATTVVQKLHAEDTMVTELSSFMLASVTALKPHIAVITNIFSNHLDWHGSRENYVRDKMHITKNQTADDYFVINWDNPEWQQLSKQTKAQVVPFSRKDLSEKGAYQRGEFLYFRDEKIMAAEDIKVPGVQNIENALAAIAVAKVSGCSTEAIIEVLKTFSGVKHRVQYVTTFEKRVFYNDSKATDIEATQVALRSFKQPIVLIAGGLDRGYTFEKLVPDFKDHVKAIVLIGETAHLLADAAKKAEVPVIKSANKVADAVPLAYQLSNPGDIVLLSPANASWDQYKNFEIRGDEFINAVNKLQNGKKA, from the coding sequence ATGAAAGATATTACGAATTATCGGGATAAAAAGGTCTTAGTATTAGGGTTGGCCAAAAGTGGTGTAAGTGCAGCAAAGCTCTTACAAAAATTAGGAGCTTTAGTGACAGTAAACGATGCAAAACCGTTTGATGAGAATCCTGATGCACAGGAATTATTAGAAAATGGTATTAAGGTTGTTACAGGGGGACACCCGTTGACACTTTTGGATGAGGGGTTTGAGCTTATTGTAAAAAATCCCGGGATCCCATATACTAATCCGATTGTGAAGGGCGCCCTTGAAAAAGAAATTCCCATTATTTCAGAACCAGAGCTTGCCTATCAAGCTTTGAGTGGTGAAATGATTGGAATTACTGGAAGTAATGGAAAGACCACCACAACCACGCTTATTCAGTTAATGTTAGATAAAGACCGTCAAGCTGGGCACGCTTTTCTTGCTGGTAACATTGGGATTCCTGCAACAACAGTTGTTCAAAAGTTGCATGCAGAAGATACAATGGTGACGGAACTATCCAGCTTTATGTTAGCAAGTGTGACAGCCCTGAAACCACATATCGCAGTAATTACAAATATTTTTTCTAACCATTTAGATTGGCATGGAAGTCGCGAAAATTATGTTCGTGACAAAATGCACATCACCAAAAACCAAACGGCCGATGATTATTTTGTCATCAATTGGGATAATCCTGAATGGCAACAATTAAGTAAGCAGACGAAGGCTCAGGTTGTACCATTCTCACGAAAAGATTTGAGCGAAAAAGGTGCTTACCAACGCGGTGAATTTTTGTATTTTCGCGACGAAAAAATTATGGCCGCTGAAGATATTAAAGTGCCAGGAGTTCAAAATATTGAGAATGCATTAGCAGCCATTGCAGTTGCTAAAGTAAGTGGCTGTTCTACTGAAGCGATTATCGAAGTTTTGAAAACATTCTCAGGTGTGAAACATCGTGTGCAATATGTCACCACTTTTGAAAAACGTGTCTTTTATAATGATTCAAAAGCAACCGATATTGAAGCGACTCAGGTGGCATTGCGTTCTTTCAAACAGCCGATCGTTTTGATTGCGGGTGGTTTAGACAGAGGATACACGTTTGAAAAGTTGGTACCCGATTTTAAAGATCATGTAAAAGCCATAGTTCTGATTGGCGAAACAGCTCATTTATTAGCAGATGCTGCCAAAAAAGCTGAGGTACCAGTGATAAAATCTGCCAATAAAGTGGCTGACGCGGTACCACTTGCGTATCAATTGAGTAATCCCGGTGATATCGTATTGTTGTCGCCGGCAAATGCAAGTTGGGATCAGTACAAAAATTTCGAAATTCGTGGTGATGAATTTATCAACGCGGTTAATAAGCTCCAAAACGGAAAGAAGGCTTAA
- a CDS encoding YggT family protein — protein sequence MFTILSKLIQLYMLLIFVFVLMSWFPGAYQTKLGQWLIKLCMPYLKIFRFIPPFFGLDFSPIVAILLLEMAQYGIAALSSFFY from the coding sequence ATATTTACAATTTTAAGTAAACTTATTCAGTTATATATGTTATTGATTTTTGTCTTTGTCTTAATGTCATGGTTTCCAGGAGCTTATCAGACCAAGTTAGGACAATGGCTAATAAAGTTATGTATGCCATATCTAAAAATATTCCGATTTATTCCTCCGTTTTTTGGATTGGACTTTTCTCCAATTGTGGCTATTCTGTTACTTGAAATGGCACAATATGGAATTGCTGCGCTTAGTAGTTTTTTCTATTAG
- the murG gene encoding undecaprenyldiphospho-muramoylpentapeptide beta-N-acetylglucosaminyltransferase, with protein MRLMISGGGTGGHIYPALALIEALKKREPNSEILYVGTEKGLESRIVPEQNIEFKTIRIQGFKRSLSLENLKTIGLFLKSVGDAHKMIKDFRPDVVVGTGGYVSGAVVFAASLQHIPTVIHEQNSVVGVTNKFLSHFVTKIGISFEDARKDFPAKKVVFTGNPRATQVAQMQPNSALSEYGLKSDVPTLLIFGGSRGAEKINSAMVAALPELKKRDYQVLFVTGNVHYKKIMAQLDPETLGKNCVVRPYISEMPRLLPDFEAILGRAGATSLAEITALGIPSILVPSPYVTNDHQTKNANSLVRKGAAKLLPESELTGKTLLKATDALMNDQSLRQQMGDAARKMGRPHAAEDLLNVLESVVKK; from the coding sequence ATGCGTTTAATGATTTCAGGTGGTGGAACCGGTGGCCATATTTATCCAGCTTTGGCCCTTATTGAAGCTTTGAAAAAACGTGAGCCCAATTCCGAAATATTATATGTGGGGACCGAAAAGGGACTAGAAAGTCGGATTGTCCCTGAACAAAACATTGAATTTAAAACAATTCGAATCCAAGGGTTTAAGCGGTCACTGTCCTTAGAAAACCTCAAAACAATTGGTTTGTTTTTGAAGAGTGTTGGTGATGCACACAAAATGATAAAAGATTTTCGTCCAGATGTTGTGGTTGGAACCGGTGGGTACGTCAGTGGAGCAGTGGTCTTTGCTGCGAGTCTTCAACATATTCCAACGGTTATTCACGAGCAAAATAGTGTGGTGGGTGTGACCAACAAATTTCTCAGTCATTTTGTGACAAAAATTGGCATTTCGTTTGAAGATGCTCGTAAAGATTTTCCGGCCAAAAAAGTTGTTTTTACAGGAAATCCAAGAGCCACTCAAGTTGCTCAAATGCAACCTAATAGTGCCCTTTCTGAATATGGCTTAAAAAGCGATGTTCCAACGTTATTAATTTTCGGTGGCAGTCGCGGGGCAGAAAAAATTAATTCTGCAATGGTTGCGGCACTCCCCGAGCTAAAGAAAAGGGATTACCAGGTTTTGTTTGTGACTGGAAATGTGCACTATAAAAAAATCATGGCGCAGCTTGATCCTGAAACACTTGGTAAAAATTGTGTTGTGCGACCATATATTTCAGAAATGCCAAGATTATTGCCAGATTTTGAAGCCATCCTCGGGCGTGCTGGGGCAACTAGTTTGGCGGAAATTACGGCTTTGGGGATTCCTTCAATATTAGTGCCAAGTCCCTATGTAACCAATGATCACCAAACCAAGAATGCAAATAGTTTGGTTAGAAAAGGGGCAGCAAAGCTTTTACCAGAATCAGAGCTGACTGGTAAAACTTTGTTAAAAGCGACTGACGCATTAATGAATGATCAAAGTTTAAGACAACAAATGGGTGATGCTGCAAGAAAAATGGGTCGTCCACATGCTGCCGAAGATCTTTTAAACGTGCTTGAATCTGTGGTTAAAAAATAG